Proteins from a genomic interval of Pirellulales bacterium:
- a CDS encoding carbohydrate porin, translating into MLWLFVAGWAAVLDASDACGDCLAGDGDGTELDCGADVAADGCWGAPTLTGDWLGLRSRLQESGIAFAGRSTHFAFGVDGGINAPAPPPLGLGDTFKYTGRGEYDLNFDLEKFGGLPYGKLLVRAEHWYGDYGNVSGRVGSFAPAVFPAALPFAPNDPGVPYITNFVVTQPLSEELVAFAGKKDVLGAADQDEFAGGDGTEQFVNQALIANPAFLLGLPYTSFTAGVAMPRSWGMMSAFVYDPQDRTRDFFRLDDLFSKGVIVGGEVKVNTSFFDKPGDQHVGAIWKHVDLTDLAFSAAPPGVYPEPVVPGFATKPDSYTIYYGFDQFLRVYDEQSRLGWGLFGRASISDGNPTPVRYFLSGGIGGDSVLRSGRRDRFGIGWYYVGASDEFGPAPVALLNPQDGTGVELFYNFQITPWLNVTPDVQFLRPGARAISEDAVVYGVRANMTL; encoded by the coding sequence GTGCTCTGGCTGTTTGTCGCCGGTTGGGCGGCGGTCCTGGATGCTTCGGACGCGTGCGGGGACTGTCTGGCCGGCGACGGCGACGGCACGGAACTCGATTGCGGGGCCGACGTCGCTGCCGACGGGTGCTGGGGCGCGCCGACCTTGACCGGCGATTGGCTGGGGCTGCGCTCCCGCTTGCAGGAGTCCGGGATCGCTTTCGCCGGCCGCTCGACCCATTTCGCGTTCGGGGTCGACGGCGGAATCAACGCCCCCGCGCCCCCGCCGCTGGGGCTGGGCGACACGTTCAAGTACACCGGTCGCGGCGAGTACGATCTCAATTTTGATCTCGAGAAGTTCGGCGGCCTCCCCTACGGCAAGCTGCTCGTTCGCGCCGAGCATTGGTACGGCGACTACGGAAACGTCTCGGGCCGAGTCGGGTCCTTCGCGCCGGCCGTCTTTCCCGCGGCCCTGCCGTTCGCCCCGAACGATCCGGGGGTTCCGTACATTACGAATTTCGTCGTGACCCAACCGCTGTCGGAGGAGCTTGTCGCCTTTGCCGGCAAGAAAGACGTCCTTGGCGCGGCCGACCAGGACGAGTTCGCGGGAGGAGACGGCACCGAGCAGTTCGTCAATCAGGCTCTGATCGCCAACCCGGCGTTTCTCTTGGGACTGCCGTACACCTCCTTCACGGCGGGGGTGGCGATGCCCCGCTCGTGGGGCATGATGTCGGCCTTCGTCTACGACCCGCAGGATCGCACCCGCGACTTCTTTCGGCTAGACGATCTCTTCTCGAAAGGGGTCATCGTCGGCGGCGAGGTGAAGGTCAATACGAGCTTCTTCGACAAGCCCGGCGACCAGCACGTCGGGGCGATCTGGAAGCACGTCGACCTGACGGACCTCGCGTTCAGCGCAGCCCCTCCCGGGGTCTACCCTGAGCCGGTCGTCCCTGGTTTCGCCACGAAGCCGGACTCCTACACGATCTACTATGGGTTCGATCAGTTTCTGCGCGTATACGATGAACAGTCCCGCTTAGGCTGGGGTTTGTTCGGACGAGCGTCGATCAGCGACGGCAATCCGACGCCGGTGCGTTACTTCCTGTCCGGCGGCATCGGCGGCGACAGCGTCCTGCGCTCCGGGCGCCGCGATCGCTTCGGCATAGGCTGGTACTACGTCGGAGCCAGCGACGAATTCGGTCCGGCTCCCGTCGCCCTCCTCAACCCCCAGGACGGGACGGGGGTGGAGTTGTTCTACAACTTCCAAATCACCCCCTGGTTGAACGTGACGCCTGACGTCCAGTTCCTGCGGCCAGGGGCCCGAGCGATTTCTGAGGACGCCGTCGTCTACGGCGTCCGAGCGAACATGACCCTGTAA
- a CDS encoding arylsulfatase gives MFPSPKALVAAIALLGVAVFAEESFAQSKKPNILVIWGDDIGWNNPSAYNRGMMGYQTPNIDRVAREGGLFTDWYGQQSCTAGRAAFITGQSPFRTGLLKVGLPGAKEGLSAKDPTIPELLKNHGYMTAQYGKNHLGDQDEHLPTNHGFDEFYGNLYHLNAEQEPEHPDYFKNPELRKMFGPRGVIKSFANGKITDTGPLTIERMKTIDEEITKGALDFVNRAAKADKPFFLWFNTTRMHIWTHLKKESEGKTGLGVYPDGMVEHDGQVGQLLDLLDKLGIADNTIVMYSTDNGAECFSWPDGGSTPFRNEKNSNWEGGYRVPCMIRWPGVIKPGTVFNGICSHEDMLPTLLAAVGEPDVKAKLLKGHKANGRDFKVHLDGYNLTPYLRGEVKESPRQEFFYWTDDGNLANLRYDRWKIVFMEQRAHGLEVWQEPLVTLRFPKLFCLRTDPYERADHEAGDYARWRVDHAFVLLPAVAFVSQHLSSYVEFPPRQKPGSFNLDQVLQKLQQGGGGTN, from the coding sequence ATGTTCCCGAGTCCGAAAGCATTGGTCGCCGCGATCGCCCTCCTGGGCGTCGCCGTATTTGCGGAGGAATCGTTCGCGCAGTCGAAGAAGCCGAATATTCTCGTCATCTGGGGCGATGACATCGGGTGGAACAACCCCAGCGCCTACAACCGGGGGATGATGGGTTACCAAACTCCGAACATCGACCGCGTGGCGCGGGAAGGCGGATTGTTCACGGACTGGTACGGTCAGCAGTCATGCACGGCGGGAAGGGCGGCATTCATTACCGGACAGAGCCCGTTTCGCACCGGGTTGCTTAAAGTCGGACTCCCAGGCGCAAAAGAAGGGCTCTCTGCGAAGGATCCGACCATCCCGGAGTTGTTGAAGAATCATGGGTACATGACCGCGCAGTACGGAAAGAACCATCTGGGCGACCAGGATGAGCACTTGCCCACAAATCATGGCTTCGACGAGTTCTACGGCAATCTTTATCACCTGAACGCGGAACAGGAGCCCGAGCATCCGGATTACTTCAAGAATCCGGAGTTGAGAAAGATGTTCGGCCCCCGCGGGGTCATCAAGTCGTTCGCCAACGGCAAGATTACGGACACCGGGCCGTTGACCATCGAACGCATGAAGACGATTGATGAAGAAATTACCAAAGGCGCCTTGGACTTCGTCAACCGTGCTGCGAAAGCCGACAAGCCGTTCTTTCTCTGGTTCAACACGACTCGCATGCACATCTGGACCCACTTGAAGAAGGAGTCCGAGGGCAAGACGGGACTTGGCGTCTATCCGGACGGAATGGTCGAACACGACGGGCAAGTCGGACAGTTGCTGGACCTGCTCGACAAACTGGGAATTGCAGACAACACGATTGTGATGTACTCCACGGACAACGGCGCCGAGTGCTTTTCCTGGCCGGACGGCGGGAGCACGCCGTTCCGCAATGAAAAGAACTCGAACTGGGAAGGCGGCTACCGGGTTCCCTGCATGATCCGCTGGCCGGGCGTGATCAAGCCAGGCACGGTCTTCAACGGCATTTGTTCGCACGAAGACATGCTTCCGACGCTGCTCGCGGCGGTGGGCGAACCGGACGTCAAAGCGAAATTGCTCAAGGGCCACAAGGCGAACGGCCGGGATTTCAAGGTGCATCTTGATGGGTACAACCTGACCCCCTATTTGCGCGGCGAAGTGAAAGAGTCGCCGCGGCAAGAGTTTTTCTACTGGACCGATGACGGCAACCTGGCCAATCTGCGATACGACCGCTGGAAGATCGTGTTCATGGAACAGCGAGCGCACGGGCTGGAAGTTTGGCAGGAACCCTTGGTGACGCTGCGCTTTCCGAAGCTGTTCTGCCTGCGAACCGATCCGTACGAGCGGGCCGATCACGAGGCAGGGGACTACGCCCGCTGGCGGGTGGACCACGCGTTCGTGTTGTTGCCGGCCGTCGCCTTTGTCAGCCAGCACTTGTCGTCCTACGTCGAGTTTCCTCCCCGCCAAAAGCCGGGGAGTTTCAATCTGGATCAGGTCCTGCAGAAACTCCAACAGGGGGGAGGCG